Below is a window of Cryptosporangium aurantiacum DNA.
GGCTGCGAGCGCTGTCATGACAGCTGTGGCGGTCCAGTGGACGCCGGTGAGGGGCACTGATGCGAGGTGCGCGAACGGGGAGAGGTTCACGATCCACGCGGGAGCTTCAGCGTCGAGCGCGAGGGTGAGCCAGAGGAATCCGCCGGCGGCGGGCAACCCGCCGAGTGCCGCGACGGCACGGGGTACCCAGGCGAGTGCGAGGACGGCGGCGCCGAGGCAGAGCGCGATGATCGGCAACGTGTTGAGGGTTCCGGCGAGGGCGCCGGTGAAGGAGAGTGCGCGGTTGCCGCCCGCAAGGACGCCGAGCCAGGTCGCGACGCCCGCGGTGAGGCAGAGGAGGACCGCACCGGCGGCGGTGACGGCGATTTCGGCACTCAGCAGGCGAAGCCGGATGATCGGTGCGGTGGCCAGGAGCGTGACGCGCCGGGCGTGTTCTTCTTCGGCGAAGGCAGCGATCCGGACCGCGACGAAGCCACCGACGGGCAAGGCGAGGATCGCGAAGAGGGTGGCGGCGAAACCCTTCACCGAGGCCAGCTCGAAACCGGCACCGGACGCCCGGTCGGCGAACGTGGGGTTGTCGGTGAGGAAGTCGATCGTGGTCTGCGCGGTGAAACCGATGAGCAGGAAGTACGCCGTGAGCGCCAGAGCCCACCCGGCCAAGGCGGGCAACAGACGCCGCAACGCGAAGCCCTCCACCGAGCCGAGCAGTCTCAGCCGGGCCGGGCGAACCGAGCGGGACGCCACAAGGCCTGCAGCGACGTCCCGCCGTCCGGCGGCAGCGAACGCTGCCGCGTAGAGCGCCACCGACGCGATCAGCAGAACCAGCAGCGGCGCCCACCTGTCCCGGCCATAAGGACCGGAGAGTTCCAGCAATCCGAGCGGGGAAAGCCAACGCAGCCAGCCGATGGCTTCCACGCCGTCGCCGACCATGCGCAGAAGCAGGGCGATACCGAGCACACCGACCGCGGTGCCGGTAGCCGCCGAGCGGGCGGCGAAGACCTGTGCCGCCAGCACCGCGGTGCCGGCGAAGAACGCGCCGAGCGCGGCCAGACCGACGCCGTGAACAGCCGCGCCCCGGCCGCCGGCGCCGCTGGCCGCGAGGGTCGCCGTCACCGCTGCACCGCCGGCGACCGGCACGACCATCAGCACGGCGAGATGCCCGGCGAGGACCCGCCGCATCGGCGCGCGGCCGGAGAGCAGGAGGCCCCAGCGGCCGGCGTCTTCCTCGCCGCGGGTGATGCGGGTGGCCGTAACGCTTACCCACGCCGCGAGGATCACGGCCAGCGGCGTTGCCGTGCGCCAGACGGTGAACCCGCCGACGGTGTCCAGGCTGATCGGTTCGCCGAACAGCGTCCGGATCGCGGGATTGCCGGCCAGCGCGCGCAGCGACTCGACGCCTTCTCGCTCGGCGAGGAGGGTGCCGGCGGTCGCGGCGACGAACGCGGTCATGCCCGCCGCGACCAGCACGACGACCACTGCACCGAAGCGGATCTGCCGGGCTGCCAGGCCCGTGAGGGCGCGAGCGGCGCGCACGCGACCGGTCCCGATCGTGGCGGTGGGAACAGTGAGCGTGGTGGTCATCGGGCCACCTCACCGTAGTAGTCGAGGAAAATCTCTTCCAGGCTCGGCTCCCGGACATTCAGCGCCGCGACATCGACGCGGGCAAGCGCTTGCAGCGCGGGGCTGGGTGGGCCGGTCAGCGCGAACCGCAGCCGCCCCTCACCGAGCAACTCGATGCTCTCCACGCCGGGCACAAGATCGAGGTCGGGCATCGTGCCGGTGTAGGTGACGGTGACCTCCGACCGGTGCAGTCGGCGCAGGTCGGCGACGGTAGCGGTCTCGACCAAACGCCCGCCGCGGAGGATCCCGACCCGGTCACAGACCGCTTCGACCTCGGCGAGCTGGTGTGAACTGAGGAAGACGGACTGGCCGCGGTCTCGGGCCTGGGCGACCGCGCGGCGGAACTCGCGTTCCATGAGCGGATCCAGGCCGCTGGTGGGCTCGTCGAGGATCAGCAGCGGCGCGCGGGTGGCGAACGCGGCGACCAGTGCGATCTTCTGCCGGTTGCCGGTGGAGTAGGCACCGGCCCGTTTGGACACCTCGACCTCGAACCGGTCGACCAGCTCGGACCGGTACGCGGTGTCGGTGCCCGGCCCGATGGCGGCGAGCAGGTGGAGGATCTCCTTGCCGGTCAGCCGCGGCCAGAGCGCGACGTCCGCCGGCACGTAGGCGACCCGCTGGTGGGCGGTGGCCACATCCCGGCTGTCGACGTCGAACAACCAGCACCGGCCCCTGGTGGGTGCAGCGAGACCCAGGAGCAGCCGGATCGTGGTGGATTTCCCGGCGCCGTTCGGGCCGAGGAAACCGAACACCTCACCGGCAGGGACGTCGATCGTGAGGTCCTCGACGGCGGTCGTGGAGCCGTAAAGCTTGCTGAGGCCCTGGGTGCGCACGGCGGAAACAGTCATCGCCGGAACCTTCCGGTCGGCATGGATATGACGTTGCCGACCAGACTTCCCGGCGCACCGGAAGTGACGGTACTCCTACCCGCGGTGGCCGGGAAGAGGGCTATTCCGGCCGCGGATAGACGTCGGGGACGCCATCAGCGTCGGCATCAACGCGCTCCTCCTGGGCGAGGCGCTGGTACACGCGGTTACGGGCGCGCAGGATCACGCTCGCCAGGAGGGCGGCGAGCAGCGACCCGGTGAGGACAGCGACCTTGGCGTGCTCATTGTGTTCGCTGCCGGCACCGAACGCGAGCTCGCCGATCAGAAGCGAGACGGTGAATCCGATTCCGGCCAGGACGGCCAGCCCGACGACGTCGACCCAGGCCAGGCCCTCATCGAGGCTGGCGCGGGTGAACCGGGCCACCAGCCATGTCGTGCCGGAGATCCCGATCGCCTTGCCCACCACCAGACCGGTGATGACGCCGACCGCGACCGGGTCGGCCAGGGCCGCTGCGAGACCGGACAGACCACCGACGGTGACGCCGGCGGAGAAGAACGCGAATACCGGCACCGCCACCCCGGCCGAGATTGGCCGGAAACGATGCTCGAAATGCTCCGCCAACCCGGCCCCGGCGTCCGGGCCGCCGGCCTTCTGGCTGCGCATGACCGGCACGGCGAAACCAAGCAGGACCCCCGCGACGGTGGCATGGACGCCGGAGGCGTGCATCAGCGCCCACGTCGCCATCGCCAGCGGCAGGAGGACCCACCAGGAGCGGACGCGTCGCTGGACTAGCAGGGTGAACAGACCGAGCGGAACCAGCGCACCCATCAGGGGGAGTACGTCCAAGGTCTGGGTGAAGAAAACCGCGATGATCAGGATCGCAATCAGATCGTCCACAACCGCCAACGTCAGCAAGAACGTCCGCAAAGCCGAAGGCAGGTGACTGCTGATCACCGCGAGAACGGCCAGGGCGAACGCGATGTCGGTAGCGGTCGGGATCGCCCACCCCCTGAGCGAACCGCCGCCGAACAGGTTGATCGCCACATAGAAGAGCGCCGGCAGCGTCACCCCACCGACAGCGGCAGCGATCGGCACCACGGCCCGCGCAGGACTGCGCAGGTCACCGGCGACGAACTCCCTCTTGAGTTCCAGGCCGGCGACGAAGAAGAAGATCGCCAGCAGCCCGTCGGCGGCCCAATGGCCCATCGTCAGGTCCAGATGCAGGCTCTCCGGCCCGAAACGCGCGTCACGCAGCGACTCGTAGCCACCCGACCAGGGCGAGTTCGCCCAGATCAGCGCCACGACGGCTGCAGCGAGCAGCAGCGCACCCCCGACGGTTTCGCGGCGCAGAACGGCGGCGACCCGCCGAGCCTCCGGCCAGGAACCACGCGCCAGTAGACGGGGCTTGTCGGAGAGCGGGCGCACGGCGCCTCCCGGGGGTGTGGGGTCGGGTCGGACATCGCCGACCAGACTTCCCGGCACACCTAGTCAGTCATTTTACCTGCTCAGCGCGGTCGTCGTGACCGTGGGGTCCGCAGTCACCCCGGCGTCACAACGGCGCGGGAACCTACACGATCACTGGCGGTGCTGGTAGACAGCAATATTCGAACCGTGCGGTATTCGGCGGGCCTGGCACGTGCAGCCCGGCCCGGCCGCTTCGCCTGGGGCGGTCCCCTAGCGAGGCCAGCGCCCCGTGCGGGCCCGACCGCTGACGGCGGGGCGTAGGCCAAGACCTCGACGCTGATCGCGGTGTGCCTGCGAGGGCCCTCGACGCTGCCCCAAGGGCCGTGGAGTCGCGTGGAACGCAGGACGCGGCAGTTGCGGATGTTTCGGGGTCACCAGTACGGCTGCCGCAACCGCGCTAGATCGTCAACGACAGGTTTCGGGTCGGCGGGAAAGCTCTTCCTGCGGCGCGGCAGCCGTGGCTGCTCGTGGTGGCGGGCGAGCTGACGACCCCGAAGGCTTGCTCGGGAGGGGAGCAGACCTCGGCGTCGGTGGGTACACGCCAGAGGATTTGGTGGGCTTCTGACGGCTTCAGGCGTGGTCGTTGAGATGAGCGCCGATGGCGCGAAGGTGGGCGTCGAAGGCGCGGACCATGTCGAACGTGGGGTTGAGGAGCCACTGCGTCTGCAGGCCGTCCATCACTGCGATGAGTCCCGCTGCGATCTGTTCGGCAGGTGGCCCGTCGGGCAGCGTTTCTGCGTGCCGGGCGGCTTCGACGCCGGTGGTGACCGCGGCCTGGACCATGGCGTAGCGGTCGCGGAAGAACTGGTGGGCGGGGTGGTCTGCTTCGGTGGCTTCGGCGGCGAGGGTGGCGAAGAGCCGGACCATGCCCGGGTCGGCGGAGTTGCGGCGGACCAGGTCGCGGAGTCCTTGGATGAAGTCGTCCCCGGCCTGGGGCTGTGGGCCGAGGTTGCTGCCGATGTCGCGTTCTTCGAGGAGCGCGACGAGGAGGCCTTCTTTGGATCCGAAGTGGTGGATGATGTTGCCGGCGCTGACGCCGGCGCGTTCGGCGACGTCGCGGAGGACGCCGCCGCGGTAGCCGCGCTCGGCGAAGACGGCGCGGGCGGCGTCGAGTATTACCCGCTGGGCTTCGCGGCCGGGCACGTAGGGGCCGCGGGGGCTGCGTTTGCGGGTCTGCGCGGCGCTCACGCTCCGACCGTAAACGGTGCGAGTCGGTGGTGGCGGCCTGGCCCGACCTCCTCCGGTTCGGCACCGGGCAGTTCGAGGCGGGCGCTCACGCCGTCGGGCACCAGGACGTCCACCCTCAGGGTGGTCTGGTCGAGATCCCAGCGAACCTCAGCCGGCCCGTGGGGGGTGAGGTGCCGGGCGCTGGCCCAGGTCAATTCGCCTCCGGCGGGTGGCTGGGGGCGGATCAGCAGCCGGGACCAGCCGGGCGCGGCGGGGGCGAGGCCTGCGACGGTGCGGTGGAGCCAGTCGGCGATGGCGCCGAGTGCGTAGTGGTTGAAGCTGGTCATCTCGCCGGGGTTGATGCGGCCGTCGGGGAGCAGGCTGTCCCAGCGTTCCCAAACGGTGGTGGCGCCCATGGTGACCGGGTAGAGCCAGGACGGGCAATCGCGGCGGAGCAGCATTCGGTACGCGTCGTCGACGTGGCCGGTCTCGGTGAGGGCCGCACAGACCAGGGGTGTGCCGACGAATCCGGTGCCGATGGCGTACTCGTTCTTCCGGACGAGTTCGGCGAGACGGTCTCCGGCCCGCTGCCGGTCCGGGCCGTCGAGCAGCCCGAAGCCGATGGCCAGGGCGTAGGCGGTCTGAGAGTCACTGGTGAGCAACCCGTCCGGGGTCACGTAGGCATCCCGGACGGCGGTTTTGATCTCTTCGGCGAGCGCTCCGTAGCGGGACGGCAGCCCGAGTGCGTCGTGGATCTGGCTGAGTAGGTCGGCGCAGTGGGCGAAGGAGGCGGTTCCGACGAGGCGGTAGTCGGTGCTGGACTGCCAGGGTGCGTCCGGTGGGGAGGCGGGTTCCAGCCAGTCGCCGAGTTGCATTCCTTCTGGCCAGGTCAGCGTGGGTCCGCAGAGGTTTTCGACGCCGTCGACCCAGGCGCGCATGCTGGGCAGCTGGTCGCGGAGCACTTGGTCGTCGCCGGTGGCCTGGTAGAGGGTCCAGGGCACGACGACGGCGGCGTCGCCCCAGGCGGCCATGAACTGTGGTGGCCAGCGGTCGTAGTTCAGGGTCGGGACGAAGAGGGGGACGTTGCCGTCGGGGTACTGCTCGGCGGCGAGGTCCCGTAGCCAGGAGCGGAGCAGTCCGGTGCAGTCGTAGAGGTAGGTGGCGGTGGGGGCGAAGAGTTGGATGTCGCCGGTCCAGCCGAGGCGTTCGTCGCGTTGCGGGCAGTCGGTGGGCAGGTCGACGAAGTTGCCGCGCATGCTCCATACGACGTTTTCGTGCAGGCGGCTCACGTCGGGGTCGGAGCAGTCGAACCAGCCGGTGCGGGGCATGTCGCTGTGCACGACGATCGCGGTCAGCGCGTCCGGTGTGAGGTCGCCGTCGACCTGGACGTAGCGGAAGCCGTGCAGTGTGAAGCGTGGTTCCCAGACCTCTGTGCCGTCTCCGGCGAGGACGTAGGTGTCGGTTTGGGCGGCTTGACGGAGCGGGCGGATGCCCAGGTCGCCGTTGTCGAGGACCTCGGCGTGGCGGAGTGTGACGGTGGCGCCGGCGGGGCCGGTGACGGTGAGGCGGACCCGGCCGACCAGGTTCTGTCCGAAGTCGTAGATGCTGCCCCGTACGGCGACCGGGGCGAGTTCCTGGATCCGGCGCACCGGCGGCCCGTCGGGCGTCACGAGGTTGCGCGGTGGCGCGGGGTCGGTGGTGACCGGTTGCCAGTCGCCGCCGGTCCAGTGGAGGGGGATGCGGGCGTCGTGGTGCTCGCCGTCGTAGAGGCCGGTCCGGGTGATGGGGCTTGGTCCGTATTCCCAGTCCGGGCCGGTGCCGACGACGGTTCGGGTGCCGTCGGCATCGATAAATTCGAGCTGGGCGAACAGGCCGACCGTGTCGCCGTAGACGTCGCGTTTGCCGCCGTCGAAGCCGACGCGCCCGCGGTACCAGCCGTCGGCGACCAGCGCGCCGAGCACGTTCTGTCCGTCGGCCAGCAGCGGGAGCACGTCGTGGGTGGCGTAGCGGAGGCGGTGCGGGTAGCTGCTCCAGCCGGGTGCGAGGACGTCGTCGCCGATCCGGGTGCCGTTGAGGTACGGCTCGTAGACGCCGTGCGCGGTGACGTGCAGCCAGGCCGCGACAAGGCTGGCGCGGTGCACGGTGAACCGGCCTCTGAACGCGATGGCGGGCCCGTCGATCCCCGCGGTTGGTGGCTGGGCCGGCCGGATGAAGCGAGCCTGCCAGATCTGCCCGGCACCCCGCGCGAACAACGGATCGATGGCGTCGGACGGCACGTCCTCGCGCTGGCGCCGCACATCCTGCATCGAGGAGGGCAGCTCGACCGGTAGACGTCCACCGGGGGCGGTGCGGCCGAAGAGCACGTCGAGCAGCGCCTCGTCGCTCGCCCCGAAGTCGGCGGCCAGGCCGGCGACCGTGCGGGCCAGAGGGGTCAGGACGGCGGGCCGGTCGAGGAAGACGCAGAGCTGAACCGGGACCCGCGCGGCGAGGTCGAGGAGCCGGTGCTCCACATCAGCGGGAAACTCCAGCGAGCCGGCGTGGAAGAAGTTCTCGAACCCGGCGGTGCGCGGCTCGAACGGGGCATCGATCCGGACGATCGCGACGTCGGCCGCGTTGGGGTCGGTGGTGACAGTCGCGTACTCGGCGACGATCTCGGCGTCGGCGCCTTCGACGTAAACCGTCTGATCCGACCGCAGTGTCTCGCCGGTGAGAACCACGATCGAGCGCCGCTGGGCCTCCAGGCCCTCGGCCCGCGCGGCCGGAGTGCCGACCAGGTCGTCGACTGCGTCGACGTCGACGAATCGACGGTCGTCGAAGAGCCCGAGCCGGAACTTCTCGGCCAGCAGCCGCCGCACCGAGACGTCCAGCCGCGACTCCGCGAGCCGCCCCTGCGCGACGAGGTCGACGACGAGTTCGGGTGCGGCCTCGCCGCCGAGCTGGTCGCACCCGGCGTCCAGGATCCGGGCGATCCGTTCGTGCCGGTCGAGGTGTTCCACGCCCCAGGCGCGGGCCGGCATCGGGGCGCCGAAGATCTCCCCGTCGGTGACCAAGCCCCAGTCGGTGCAGACGATGCCGTCGAAGCCGAGCTTCTCGCGGAGCAGCCCGGTGACGATGCCGCGGTTGAAGCTGAATCCGACCTCTTCGACGTCGTCGAGGCCGACCGGCATTCCGTAGTAGGGCATTACTTGGGTGACCCCGGCGGCGATCGCGCGCTCGAACGGCGCCAGGTGCAGGTCGAAGCGGCCACCCGGGTAGACCTGCTCGCGTCCGTAGGGGAAGTGGGCGTCCTCGCCGTCCTTCTGCGGTCCGGCGCCCGGGAAGTGCTTGACCATCGCGGCAACTGAGTCCGGCCCGAAGATGTCGCCGCGTAGGCCCTCGAGGTAGGCCACGGTCAGCTCGCCGACCAGGTCGGCGTTGGCGCCGAAAGTGCCCAGCATGCGCGCCCAGCGTGGGTCGCTGGCCAGGTCGGCCGATGGGCCCAGAAGGACCCGGATCCCGACGGCGACCAGTTCACGGCGCACGACCTCGGCGTGCCGACGTACCAGCGCGGCATCACCGGTGGCGGCCAGCCCGAGCGGCTCAGGCCACTGCGAGAACCCCCCGGCCGCGGCGCTGGTGGCGAGATTGGCGACGAAGCCGTGGCGGGGGTCCGAGGACAGGGTCACCGGGATGCCGAGCCGCGTGTCGAGGGCCCGCGTCTGCAGCGTGTTGTGCCAGACGGCGATGGCGCGGGGCGTTGCCTCGCCGAGCACGTTGAAGTGCGACAGACCGGCCGAGATCTGCTCGCCGGTGCGGTCCACCGGAAGGCCACCGGCCTGCCCGGGCTCCAGAAGCACGCCGCCGGGGCCGGGCATGGCCATGGCGTGAAAGAGCAGCCCGGCTTTCTCCTCGATCGTCATGCGTCCGAGCAGGTCCTGGACGCGGGCGGCGACCGAAATACCGGGGTCTTGATAAGCGTGCACGAGGAGGCTCCCGAGCGACCTAAATCTGGAACATACGTTTAACGTTGGGCCAAACTAGCAGGCCAGGGCGTTCTCGTCCACGGCGCGCTGTGACTCTGGACACCGACGTGTCGCGCGGCTACATTGCCGGAACACATGAACCTTGAATCTTTGTTCAGTGTTCACTGCGTTGCATTGCCACCGTCGGCAACTCGATGACAGGACTCGGCCATGACCACCCAATCGCCGCCACAAGCCACCAGCGTGGGCTCGACCGGCACCGCCCGGTTCGCCCTTCTCCTCGTCGCCCTGATCTGGCCTGCTCAGCTGCTCACCGCCGCCGGCGTCGCGACCGGTATGACCTCGGCCGCGATCGCCCAGCACTTCCAGACCACCCAGATCGCCTGGTTCGGGCTCGCGTACACGATCGTCGCGACGGTGCTCACGCCCGTCGTCGCCCGCCTGGGCGACCGGTACGGCAAGAAGCGCGTCATGCTGGCCATCACCGCGATCGGCCTGGTCGGCGACCTACTCGTCGTGCTCTCTCCGGCCTACCCCGGGGTGCTAGTCGGCCGCGCGCTGGCCGGCTGTTACGGCCCGATCGCAGCGCTGG
It encodes the following:
- the nhaA gene encoding Na+/H+ antiporter NhaA produces the protein MRPLSDKPRLLARGSWPEARRVAAVLRRETVGGALLLAAAVVALIWANSPWSGGYESLRDARFGPESLHLDLTMGHWAADGLLAIFFFVAGLELKREFVAGDLRSPARAVVPIAAAVGGVTLPALFYVAINLFGGGSLRGWAIPTATDIAFALAVLAVISSHLPSALRTFLLTLAVVDDLIAILIIAVFFTQTLDVLPLMGALVPLGLFTLLVQRRVRSWWVLLPLAMATWALMHASGVHATVAGVLLGFAVPVMRSQKAGGPDAGAGLAEHFEHRFRPISAGVAVPVFAFFSAGVTVGGLSGLAAALADPVAVGVITGLVVGKAIGISGTTWLVARFTRASLDEGLAWVDVVGLAVLAGIGFTVSLLIGELAFGAGSEHNEHAKVAVLTGSLLAALLASVILRARNRVYQRLAQEERVDADADGVPDVYPRPE
- a CDS encoding ABC transporter permease — protein: MTTTLTVPTATIGTGRVRAARALTGLAARQIRFGAVVVVLVAAGMTAFVAATAGTLLAEREGVESLRALAGNPAIRTLFGEPISLDTVGGFTVWRTATPLAVILAAWVSVTATRITRGEEDAGRWGLLLSGRAPMRRVLAGHLAVLMVVPVAGGAAVTATLAASGAGGRGAAVHGVGLAALGAFFAGTAVLAAQVFAARSAATGTAVGVLGIALLLRMVGDGVEAIGWLRWLSPLGLLELSGPYGRDRWAPLLVLLIASVALYAAAFAAAGRRDVAAGLVASRSVRPARLRLLGSVEGFALRRLLPALAGWALALTAYFLLIGFTAQTTIDFLTDNPTFADRASGAGFELASVKGFAATLFAILALPVGGFVAVRIAAFAEEEHARRVTLLATAPIIRLRLLSAEIAVTAAGAVLLCLTAGVATWLGVLAGGNRALSFTGALAGTLNTLPIIALCLGAAVLALAWVPRAVAALGGLPAAGGFLWLTLALDAEAPAWIVNLSPFAHLASVPLTGVHWTATAVMTALAALAVITGAAGYQRRDLRG
- a CDS encoding family 78 glycoside hydrolase catalytic domain: MHAYQDPGISVAARVQDLLGRMTIEEKAGLLFHAMAMPGPGGVLLEPGQAGGLPVDRTGEQISAGLSHFNVLGEATPRAIAVWHNTLQTRALDTRLGIPVTLSSDPRHGFVANLATSAAAGGFSQWPEPLGLAATGDAALVRRHAEVVRRELVAVGIRVLLGPSADLASDPRWARMLGTFGANADLVGELTVAYLEGLRGDIFGPDSVAAMVKHFPGAGPQKDGEDAHFPYGREQVYPGGRFDLHLAPFERAIAAGVTQVMPYYGMPVGLDDVEEVGFSFNRGIVTGLLREKLGFDGIVCTDWGLVTDGEIFGAPMPARAWGVEHLDRHERIARILDAGCDQLGGEAAPELVVDLVAQGRLAESRLDVSVRRLLAEKFRLGLFDDRRFVDVDAVDDLVGTPAARAEGLEAQRRSIVVLTGETLRSDQTVYVEGADAEIVAEYATVTTDPNAADVAIVRIDAPFEPRTAGFENFFHAGSLEFPADVEHRLLDLAARVPVQLCVFLDRPAVLTPLARTVAGLAADFGASDEALLDVLFGRTAPGGRLPVELPSSMQDVRRQREDVPSDAIDPLFARGAGQIWQARFIRPAQPPTAGIDGPAIAFRGRFTVHRASLVAAWLHVTAHGVYEPYLNGTRIGDDVLAPGWSSYPHRLRYATHDVLPLLADGQNVLGALVADGWYRGRVGFDGGKRDVYGDTVGLFAQLEFIDADGTRTVVGTGPDWEYGPSPITRTGLYDGEHHDARIPLHWTGGDWQPVTTDPAPPRNLVTPDGPPVRRIQELAPVAVRGSIYDFGQNLVGRVRLTVTGPAGATVTLRHAEVLDNGDLGIRPLRQAAQTDTYVLAGDGTEVWEPRFTLHGFRYVQVDGDLTPDALTAIVVHSDMPRTGWFDCSDPDVSRLHENVVWSMRGNFVDLPTDCPQRDERLGWTGDIQLFAPTATYLYDCTGLLRSWLRDLAAEQYPDGNVPLFVPTLNYDRWPPQFMAAWGDAAVVVPWTLYQATGDDQVLRDQLPSMRAWVDGVENLCGPTLTWPEGMQLGDWLEPASPPDAPWQSSTDYRLVGTASFAHCADLLSQIHDALGLPSRYGALAEEIKTAVRDAYVTPDGLLTSDSQTAYALAIGFGLLDGPDRQRAGDRLAELVRKNEYAIGTGFVGTPLVCAALTETGHVDDAYRMLLRRDCPSWLYPVTMGATTVWERWDSLLPDGRINPGEMTSFNHYALGAIADWLHRTVAGLAPAAPGWSRLLIRPQPPAGGELTWASARHLTPHGPAEVRWDLDQTTLRVDVLVPDGVSARLELPGAEPEEVGPGRHHRLAPFTVGA
- a CDS encoding ABC transporter ATP-binding protein, coding for MTVSAVRTQGLSKLYGSTTAVEDLTIDVPAGEVFGFLGPNGAGKSTTIRLLLGLAAPTRGRCWLFDVDSRDVATAHQRVAYVPADVALWPRLTGKEILHLLAAIGPGTDTAYRSELVDRFEVEVSKRAGAYSTGNRQKIALVAAFATRAPLLILDEPTSGLDPLMEREFRRAVAQARDRGQSVFLSSHQLAEVEAVCDRVGILRGGRLVETATVADLRRLHRSEVTVTYTGTMPDLDLVPGVESIELLGEGRLRFALTGPPSPALQALARVDVAALNVREPSLEEIFLDYYGEVAR
- a CDS encoding TetR/AcrR family transcriptional regulator — protein: MSAAQTRKRSPRGPYVPGREAQRVILDAARAVFAERGYRGGVLRDVAERAGVSAGNIIHHFGSKEGLLVALLEERDIGSNLGPQPQAGDDFIQGLRDLVRRNSADPGMVRLFATLAAEATEADHPAHQFFRDRYAMVQAAVTTGVEAARHAETLPDGPPAEQIAAGLIAVMDGLQTQWLLNPTFDMVRAFDAHLRAIGAHLNDHA